A genomic region of Caenorhabditis elegans chromosome V contains the following coding sequences:
- the nlp-69 gene encoding Neuropeptide-Like Protein (Product from WormBase gene class nlp;~Partially confirmed by transcript evidence) yields MHFFPILLLSILLILISTCSSTLVNNSPTAAFDTNAYSELNAKAKASMRRLADILDFEMYQRRLSAAPDNSYYYQISPPHHQRISSLPLTIFPLPDKRLHRIGGNIVMGK; encoded by the exons ATGCACTTCTTCCCAATCCTCCTCCTATCAATCCTACTGATTCTGATCTCCACTTGCTCATCAACCTTGGTCAACAACTCTCCGACCGCCGCCTTCGACACTAACGCCTATTCTGAGCTCAACGCAAAGGCAAAAGCTTCGATGCGTCGGTTGGCCGATATTCTGGACTTCGAGATGTATCAACGACGTTTGTCGGCGGCTCCCGACAACTCAtattattatcaaatttccCCGCCACATCATCAACGC ATTTCCTCACTTCCGCTGACCATTTTCCCGCTGCCAGACAAACGATTGCATCGGATAGGCGGAAATATTGTTATGGGAAAATAA
- the nlp-69 gene encoding Neuropeptide-Like Protein (Product from WormBase gene class nlp;~Confirmed by transcript evidence), producing the protein MHFFPILLLSILLILISTCSSTLVNNSPTAAFDTNAYSELNAKAKASMRRLADILDFEMYQRRLSAAPDNSYYYQISPPHHQRVSFDDY; encoded by the coding sequence ATGCACTTCTTCCCAATCCTCCTCCTATCAATCCTACTGATTCTGATCTCCACTTGCTCATCAACCTTGGTCAACAACTCTCCGACCGCCGCCTTCGACACTAACGCCTATTCTGAGCTCAACGCAAAGGCAAAAGCTTCGATGCGTCGGTTGGCCGATATTCTGGACTTCGAGATGTATCAACGACGTTTGTCGGCGGCTCCCGACAACTCAtattattatcaaatttccCCGCCACATCATCAACGCGTGAGTTTCGACGATTATTGA